From the Hevea brasiliensis isolate MT/VB/25A 57/8 chromosome 15, ASM3005281v1, whole genome shotgun sequence genome, one window contains:
- the LOC110635399 gene encoding uncharacterized protein LOC110635399 isoform X1, with translation MDSVRCWFTKLKSKDKLKSAKNKETAGNGKEGSKAPTSEEAPSNVTKQRAAAAKQYIENHYKKQMKSLQERKERRNVLEKKLADAEVSEEEQNNLLKYLEKKETEYMRLQRHKMGADDFEPLTMIGKGAFGEVRICREKSTGHVYAMKKLKKSEMLRRGQVEHVKAERNLLAEVDSNCIVKLYCSFQDEEYLYLIMEYLPGGDMMTLLMRKDTLTEDEARFYVGETVLAIESIHKHNYIHRDIKPDNLLLDRHGHMKLSDFGLCKPLDCSNLQEKDFSLGNNLSGALQSDGRPAAPKRTQQEQLQHWQRNRRMLAYSTVGTPDYIAPEVLLKKGYGMECDWWSLGAIMYEMLVGYPPFYSDEPMSTCRKIVNWRTHLKFPEEAKLSPEAKDLISKLLCNVDQRLGTKGADEIKAHPWFKGLEWDKLYQMKAAFIPEVNDELDTQNFEKFEEADSQIQSSTKAGPWRKMLSSKDINFVGYTYKNFEIVNDNQLPGIAELKKKSTKPKRPSIKSLFEDESAAANQPVQGSFLGLLPPKIDEASELPSRSK, from the exons ATGGATTCTGTGAGATGTTGGTTTACCAAATTGAAATCAAAAGATAAGTTGAAGTCTGCAAAAAATAAGGAAACCGCAGGCAATGGGAAGGAGGGGTCAAAAGCACCTACAAGTGAAGAAGCACCATCAAATGTAACCAAGCAGAGGGCTGCTGCTGCAAAGCAGTATATTGAAAACCATTACAAAAAGCAGATGAAGAGCCTGCAAGAGAGGAAGGAGCG ACGTAATGTACTTGAGAAGAAGTTGGCTGATGCCGAGGTCTCTGAGGAAGAGCAAAATAATTTACTGAAGTATTTAGAGAAGAAGGAAACAGAATACATGCGCCTTCAGAGACATAAAATGGGTGCTGATGATTTTGAACCCTTGACAATGATAGGCAAGGGCGCATTTGGGGAG GTTAGAATCTGCAGGGAAAAGTCAACTGGTCATGTGTATGCTATGAAGAAGCTTAAGAAATCAGAGATGCTTCGGAGAGGCCAG GTTGAACACGTGAAAGCTGAAAGAAATCTACttgcagaggttgatagcaactGCATTGTCAAACTCTACTGTTCCTTCCAAGATGAAGAGTATCTCTATCTCATCATGGAATATCTACCTGGTGGAGATATGATGACTTTACTAATGCGCAAGGATACACTAACCGAGGATGAGGCAAGGTTTTATGTTGGTGAAACTGTCTTGGCCATTGAGTCTATCCATAAACATAATTATATTCACAG AGACATCAAGCCTGATAACTTGCTACTTGATAGACATGGTCACATGAAATTATCAGATTTTGGATTATGTAAACCATTAGATTGCAGCAATCTTCAAGAAAAGGATTTTTCACTTGGAAACAACCTTAGTGGAGCTCTTCAGAGTGATGGACGCCCTGCAGCACCAAAGCGCACACAACAAGAGCAATTGCAGCATTGGCAGAGGAATCGGAGGATGCTT GCTTATTCTACAGTTGGAACACCTGACTACATTGCCCCGGAGGTTTTACTGAAGAAAGGATATGGAATGGAATGTGATTG GTGGTCTCTTGGGGCAATCATGTATGAAATGCTTGTGGGATACCCACCCTTTTATTCAGATGAGCCTATGTCAACTTGTAGGAAG ATAGTTAACTGGAGAACCCATTTAAAATTTCCAGAAGAAGCAAAGCTATCTCCAGAAGCTAAAGACCTTATCAGTAAACTCTTATGTAATGTTGACCAGAGGCTTGGAACAAAAGGCGCAGATGAAATAAAG GCTCACCCATGGTTTAAAGGTTTAGAATGGGACAAATTGTATCAAATGAAAGCCGCATTTATTCCTGAGGTCAATGATGAGTTGGATACTCAAAACTTTGAGAAGTTTGAAGAG GCTGACAGCCAAATTCAGAGTTCAACGAAAGCTGGTCCATGGAGAAAG ATGCTTTCATCTAAGGATATTAATTTTGTGGGTTATACATACAAGAACTTTGAAATTGTAAATGACAATCAGTTACCTGGGATTG CTGAACTAAAGAAGAAGAGCACAAAACCTAAGAGACCGTCTATCAAATCCCTTTTTG AAGATGAGTCAGCTGCTGCCAATCAACCTGTGCAAGGGAGCTTCCTCGGCCTCTTGCCTCCTAAAATAGATGAAGCTTCTGAGCTACCTAGTAGATCCAAATGA
- the LOC110635399 gene encoding uncharacterized protein LOC110635399 isoform X2, translated as MDSVRCWFTKLKSKDKLKSAKNKETAGNGKEGSKAPTSEEAPSNVTKQRAAAAKQYIENHYKKQMKSLQERKERRNVLEKKLADAEVSEEEQNNLLKYLEKKETEYMRLQRHKMGADDFEPLTMIGKGAFGEVRICREKSTGHVYAMKKLKKSEMLRRGQVEHVKAERNLLAEVDSNCIVKLYCSFQDEEYLYLIMEYLPGGDMMTLLMRKDTLTEDEARFYVGETVLAIESIHKHNYIHRDIKPDNLLLDRHGHMKLSDFGLCKPLDCSNLQEKDFSLGNNLSGALQSDGRPAAPKRTQQEQLQHWQRNRRMLAYSTVGTPDYIAPEVLLKKGYGMECDWWSLGAIMYEMLVGYPPFYSDEPMSTCRKIVNWRTHLKFPEEAKLSPEAKDLISKLLCNVDQRLGTKGADEIKAHPWFKGLEWDKLYQMKAAFIPEVNDELDTQNFEKFEEADSQIQSSTKAGPWRKMLSSKDINFVGYTYKNFEIVNDNQLPGIAELKKKSTKPKRPSIKSLFDESAAANQPVQGSFLGLLPPKIDEASELPSRSK; from the exons ATGGATTCTGTGAGATGTTGGTTTACCAAATTGAAATCAAAAGATAAGTTGAAGTCTGCAAAAAATAAGGAAACCGCAGGCAATGGGAAGGAGGGGTCAAAAGCACCTACAAGTGAAGAAGCACCATCAAATGTAACCAAGCAGAGGGCTGCTGCTGCAAAGCAGTATATTGAAAACCATTACAAAAAGCAGATGAAGAGCCTGCAAGAGAGGAAGGAGCG ACGTAATGTACTTGAGAAGAAGTTGGCTGATGCCGAGGTCTCTGAGGAAGAGCAAAATAATTTACTGAAGTATTTAGAGAAGAAGGAAACAGAATACATGCGCCTTCAGAGACATAAAATGGGTGCTGATGATTTTGAACCCTTGACAATGATAGGCAAGGGCGCATTTGGGGAG GTTAGAATCTGCAGGGAAAAGTCAACTGGTCATGTGTATGCTATGAAGAAGCTTAAGAAATCAGAGATGCTTCGGAGAGGCCAG GTTGAACACGTGAAAGCTGAAAGAAATCTACttgcagaggttgatagcaactGCATTGTCAAACTCTACTGTTCCTTCCAAGATGAAGAGTATCTCTATCTCATCATGGAATATCTACCTGGTGGAGATATGATGACTTTACTAATGCGCAAGGATACACTAACCGAGGATGAGGCAAGGTTTTATGTTGGTGAAACTGTCTTGGCCATTGAGTCTATCCATAAACATAATTATATTCACAG AGACATCAAGCCTGATAACTTGCTACTTGATAGACATGGTCACATGAAATTATCAGATTTTGGATTATGTAAACCATTAGATTGCAGCAATCTTCAAGAAAAGGATTTTTCACTTGGAAACAACCTTAGTGGAGCTCTTCAGAGTGATGGACGCCCTGCAGCACCAAAGCGCACACAACAAGAGCAATTGCAGCATTGGCAGAGGAATCGGAGGATGCTT GCTTATTCTACAGTTGGAACACCTGACTACATTGCCCCGGAGGTTTTACTGAAGAAAGGATATGGAATGGAATGTGATTG GTGGTCTCTTGGGGCAATCATGTATGAAATGCTTGTGGGATACCCACCCTTTTATTCAGATGAGCCTATGTCAACTTGTAGGAAG ATAGTTAACTGGAGAACCCATTTAAAATTTCCAGAAGAAGCAAAGCTATCTCCAGAAGCTAAAGACCTTATCAGTAAACTCTTATGTAATGTTGACCAGAGGCTTGGAACAAAAGGCGCAGATGAAATAAAG GCTCACCCATGGTTTAAAGGTTTAGAATGGGACAAATTGTATCAAATGAAAGCCGCATTTATTCCTGAGGTCAATGATGAGTTGGATACTCAAAACTTTGAGAAGTTTGAAGAG GCTGACAGCCAAATTCAGAGTTCAACGAAAGCTGGTCCATGGAGAAAG ATGCTTTCATCTAAGGATATTAATTTTGTGGGTTATACATACAAGAACTTTGAAATTGTAAATGACAATCAGTTACCTGGGATTG CTGAACTAAAGAAGAAGAGCACAAAACCTAAGAGACCGTCTATCAAATCCCTTTTTG ATGAGTCAGCTGCTGCCAATCAACCTGTGCAAGGGAGCTTCCTCGGCCTCTTGCCTCCTAAAATAGATGAAGCTTCTGAGCTACCTAGTAGATCCAAATGA
- the LOC110635412 gene encoding probable methyltransferase PMT3 produces MRGRSDGSQKKRLITSFCVVAIFLGFIYFYYGSIFGSQSRGAAAIEYGSKSLRKLGSSYLGGDDDSDGKQDDFTKFGQEDGQEYTVPKSFPVCDDRHSELIPCLDRNLIYQMRLKLDLSLMEHYERHCPPPERRYNCLIPPPPGYKIPIKWPKSRDEVWKANIPHTHLAHEKSDQNWMVVKGEKIVFPGGGTHFHYGADKYIASIANMLNFSKNNLNNEGRLRTVLDVGCGVASFGAYLLSSNIIAMSLAPNDVHQNQIQFALERGIPAYLGVLGTKRLPYPSRSFELAHCSRCRIDWLQRDGILLVELDRLLRPGGYFAYSSPEAYAQDEEDLRIWREMSALVGRMCWKIAAKRNQTVIWQKPLTNDCYLEREPGTQPPLCRSDDDPDAVWGVQMEACITPYSDHDQRVKGSGLAPWPARLTTPPPRLADFGYSSEMFGKDTELWRHRVENYWNLLSPKIQSDTLRNVMDMKASLGSFAAALKDKDVWVMNVVPEDGPNTLKVIYDRGLIGTVHNWCEAFSTYPRTYDLLHAWTVFSDIEKKGCSAEDLLIEMDRMLRPTGFIIIRDKQSVVDFVKKYLVALHWETVATADPSSESDQDGDDVVFVIQKKLWLTSESLRDTE; encoded by the exons ATGAGGGGAAGATCTGATGGGAGCCAGAAGAAGCGATTGATCACTTCTTTCTGTGTAGTGGCTATCTTTCTTGGATTCATATACTTTTATTATGGATCCATTTTTGGCTCTCAAAGCCGTGGTGCAGCAGCTATAGAATATGGCAGCAAGTCCTTGAGAAAACTTGGGTCATCTTATTTGGGTGGGGATGACGACTCTGATGGAAAACAAGATGATTTTACCAAATTTGGACAGGAAGATGGACAGGAATACACTGTACCTAAGAGCTTCCCT GTTTGTGACGATCGACATTCAGAACTCATTCCCTGTTTAGATAGGAATCTTATATATCAGATGAGACTGAAGCTGGATCTCTCCTTGATGGAACACTATGAACGACATTGCCCCCCTCCAGAAAGGCGATACAATTGCTTGATTCCTCCTCCACCAGGTTACAAG ATCCCAATTAAGTGGCCAAAAAGTAGAGATGAGGTATGGAAAGCAAACATTCCTCATACTCACCTTGcacatgagaaatctgatcagaACTGGATGGTTGTGAAAGGTGAGAAGATAGTATTTCCTGGGGGAGGCACGCATTTTCACTATGGAGCTGATAAATATATTGCTTCGATTGCAAAT ATGCTGAacttttcaaaaaataatttaaacaatGAAGGAAGGCTAAGAACAGTTCTGGATGTTGGCTGTGGTGTTGCTAGCTTTGGTGCTTATCTTTTGTCATCCAATATCATTGCAATGTCCTTGGCACCTAATGATGTGCATCAAAACCAAATCCAGTTTGCCCTAGAAAGAGGAATTCCTGCATATCTTGGCGTTCTAGGGACTAAGAGACTCCCTTACCCAAGTAGATCTTTTGAGCTTGCCCACTGTTCACGATGTAGAATAGATTGGCTTCAAAGAGATGGTATTCTTCTTGTTGAGCTTGATCGTTTACTCAGACCAGGAGGCTATTTTGCCTACTCCTCTCCTGAAGCTTATGCACAGGATGAAGAAGATCTCAGGATTTGGAGAGAAATGAGTGCACTTGTGGGACGGATGTGTTGGAAAATAGCTGCTAAGAGGAACCAAACAGTCATTTGGCAAAAACCTTTAACAAATGATTGTTATTTGGAAAGAGAACCTGGTACACAACCTCCTCTCTGTCGATCTGATGATGATCCAGATGCAGTGTGGGGTGTGCAAATGGAAGCTTGCATTACACCTTACTCTGATC ATGACCAGAGAGTTAAGGGGAGTGGTTTGGCTCCCTGGCCAGCTAGATTGACTACTCCTCCTCCTAGACTTGCTGATTTTGGCTATTCCAGCGAAATGTTTGGGAAGGACACG GAACTCTGGAGACATAGAGTGGAGAATTATTGGAATCTCTTGAGTCCAAAGATTCAATCAGACACCCTGAGAAACGTGATGGACATGAAAGCAAGCTTGGGGTCGTTTGCAGCTGCCCTTAAAGACAAGGATGTTTGGGTTATGAATGTTGTGCCTGAAGATGGACCAAACACACTGAAAGTGATATATGACAGAGGCCTGATTGGCACTGTACACAACTG GTGTGAAGCCTTTTCAACATATCCTCGGACTTATGATTTGCTCCATGCTTGGACTGTCTTTTCCGACATTGAGAAGAAAGGCTGTAGTGCTGAAGATTTGCTTATAGAGATGGATCGAATGCTTAGACCTACTGGTTTTATAATCATTCGTGATAAACAAAGCGTAGTAGATTTTGTAAAGAAATATTTAGTGGCATTGCACTGGGAAACAGTGGCGACAGCCGATCCCAGTTCAGAATCAGACCAGGATGGAGATGATGTGGTGTTTGTTATCCAAAAGAAGTTGTGGCTAACAAGCGAAAGTCTCAGAGATACAGAATAG